Genomic segment of Streptomyces sp. NA02950:
CCCAGCAGAGGCCCACCATCACCAGGGTGAACGGCGCGGCCACCAGGATGGTCAGGTTCTGGAGTCCGGTGAGCGCGTCGTCCCCGCCGCCGCCGATCAGCAGCATGACGGCCGCGACACCACCGGTGACCACGCCCCAGAAGACGACCACGAAGCGGGTGGGTTCGAAGGCGCCCTTCTGCGAGAGCGTGCCCATCACGATGGACGCCGCGTCGGCGCCGGAGACGAAGAAGATGCCGACCAGGATCATCACCAGGACGCTCATCACGCCCGCGATCGGGTACTGGTCCAGCACGCCGAACAGCTGCCCCTCGGGGGTGGTCTCCTTGCCCAGGCGGCCCGCGGCCTCCAGCTTCATCGCCGACCCGCCGAAGATCGCGAACCACAGCAGACTGACGGTGCTCGGCACCAGGATCACTCCGCCCACGAACTGCCGGATGGTGCGGCCGCGGCTGATGCGGGCGATGAACATGCCGACGAACGGCGTCCAGGAGATCCACCAGGCCCAGTAGAAGACCGTCCAGCTGCTCAGCCAGTCGGCGACCGACTTGCCACCGGTGGCTTCGGTGCGGCCGACGAGCTGGGGCAGATCGCCGACGTAGGAGCCGATCGAGGTGGGCAGCAGATCGAGGATGATGATCGTCGGGCCCGCGACGAACACGAACACGGCCAGGAACAGCGCCAGCACCATGTTGATGTTGGACAGCCACTGGATGCCCTTGGCGACACCGGACACCGCGGAGGCGATGAACGCCACCGTGAGGATCGCGATGACGGCCACGAGCAGCCCCGTGCCCACGTCGCTCTTCCAGCCCAGCACCTCGATACCGCTGCCGATCTGGAGCGCGCCGAGCCCGAGCGAGGCGGCGGAGCCGAAGAGGGTGGCGAAGATGGCGAGTATGTCGATGACCCGGCCGACCCAGCCGTTGGCGTGGCTCCGGCCGATGAGCGGGGTGAAGACGGCGCTGATGGTCTGGCGACGGCCGCGCCGGAAGGTGCTGTACGCGATGGCCAGGCCGACCACCGCGTAGATGGCCCATGGGTGCAGCGTCCAGTGGAAGAGCGTGGTGGCCATGGCGGTCTGCATCGCCTCGGCCGCGCCCTTGGGGTCGGTGCCCGGGGGCGGGCTCACGAAGTGCGACAGCGGCTCGCTCACGCCGTAGAACATCAACCCGATGCCCATGCCCGCGCTGAACATCATCGCGACCCATGAGACGGTGCGGAATTCGGGCTCCTCGCCCTCCTTCCCGAGCGTGATCTTGCCGTAGCGGCTCATGGCCAGCCACAGCGCGAAGATCACAAAGCCCGACGCTGCCAGGACGAAGGCCCAGCCACCGTTGTGGATCAGCCCGGACAGCATGTCCGCCGAGGCGTCCTCCAGGGTGTCGGTGGCGACCGCACCCCAGACGACGAAGGCGAGCGTGAGCGCGGCGGAGACGCCGAACACCACGCGGTCCGTCTGGGGGGCCCGGGATCGCTCCGGGCCCCCCGAACCTTCGGGACTATCCGTTGTGCCCGGAGGACCGCCCTTGGCGTCCCCCGTGGTCTTACCTGTCTCCGTCACGCAAGAACCTTTCACTGAATGAGCACGAAGTGTGGTCAACGACTTTCCGCTACCCAGCAGCCGGGGACGCATGCCCTTTTCCGTGGCGGCGCTATGTCCCGTATCGGCAGGTCAGCGCAGGTTTTCCAGATCCCGTCTGCTGGATCCCGTCTGCTGGGTTCCGTCTATTGGATCCCGTCTGCTGGATTCCGTTTCATGGATTTCCTCGACGGATCGGCCAGGGCACCGCAGCGGCGATGGGGGGAATCTCCGGGCGGTCAGCAGTCGTCCGCGGGCCGCCCCGTGGTGAGGTGGTACGCGGCGCGTTCGTCCAGCAGCAGCGGCACCAGCGCACGCGCGGACTGGCGCAGCGGTACGAGCACCCCGCCGACGGGGCCGGAGTCGCGGCGGACCCGCACTCCGTGCAGCGCCAGTTCGTCCTTGACCTCGCCGTACTGCGCGGCGTCCAGCCGGTAGCCGCACGGCGGGTCCTGGAGTATCTCGTTCTCCTCGGCCGGGTCGTTGTCGGCGCCGCCCAGGTACACCGGACCGCGGTCGGCGTATCCGGCGAGGCGAGCGGCCGTGGTGGCGGCCTCGATCCGGCCGCGCCGCTCCTTCACGTAGTCGAACGCGCCGTCCAGGGAAGCGAGATGGGAGTCGACCCGCCGCCGGTTGTTGAGCGCGGGATCGGCCCGCTCCTCGTCGGTGATGGCCTCGGCGCGGGTCTCCACCAGCAGCCCCACGGAGTTCTTGACCCCGAGGGTGTTGCGCAGGATCCGCTCCTGGCCGTCTCCGGCGGTCTGCTTGATGGGTTCGCCGGTCTCCGGGTCGGTCCATATGCCGTAGTCCCCGGCGGGGTGGCCCGCGGCCTCGGCACTGGCCCGGACGTAGGAGTTGGACAGGGTCCGGCCCTCGTTGTGCACGGCGTCCGCGGTGTTGAGGTTACGCGGCCACAGGGTGAGTACGTCCTTCATGTAGTACGGCACGGTGGGGGTGTATTCGTGCAGGTCGTAGACGGTGTCGGGGGTCCAGTCGCGGATCACGGCCGCCATGGCCCCGGCCTCGGCCGTCTTCAGCTCGATGTGGTCACGGTTGATGTCGATGTTCTGGGAGTTGGTGCGGGTGTCGGCCTGGCGGCCGTCCGGGTTGGCGGTGGGCACCACCAGGACATCGGTGCGCTCCAGGAAGCGGCGGGTCGCGGAGTCCTTGGCGTAGGCGAAGCGGCGGATCGTGGACAGACAGGCCTCGCGGCCCGAGGGCTCGTCGCCGTGCTGGGAGCAGATGAGCAGCATCGTGTTGCGGGCGGCGTGGGCGGGGTCCGCGGGCGCGGTGGTCGCCCCGATCCGGACCAGGCGCAGCGGGCGGCCCTGGGCGGTGGTGCCGATCCGGTCGACGGCGACGCGGGGGCTCGCCCGGTCGACCGTGGCCAGGAACTCCGTTTCCTCCGCCTCGGAGGTCCAGCGGGCGCCGTTGCTGGTCTCGAATCCTGTGCGGGGAGGGGGAGCCTGTGCCTGTGCGGGGGAGGTGAGTACGGATCCGGTCAGGACCGCACCCATGGTTCCGCAGATCGCGGCACGCAGCACAACGGGGGACGAGGGCATGAGCGGTGCCTCCTCGGCAGCCTGGGGGTGGTGGGAACGCGGTGCCCGGCGGATGCCGGGCACCGCGTGGGGCGGGGTTCAGCCGGTGGTGCGCGCTGCGGGCAGCCGGTCGCCCTGCCGTCCCGGGTCCGGCTCTGCGACGCCCTTCTTCAGCGGTCCGGCGGACGGGGCACCGGTGGCGGTTTTCGGCGCCCCGCCGACCAGGGGCAGCCGGGCCGAGGTGCGGGGCAGATCGAGCGTCAGCCGCGGGGTGGTGTCCGGCGGTTCGATGAGGCCCGCGTCGGTTCCGGCGATGACGAGGGCGAGCCGGTGTCCGGCCGGGACGATGTGGTCGGTGGCGGCGAGGTCGAGGGTGAGGGTGTAGCGCTGCCCCGGGGTCAGCGGGCGGCCCTTGCCGTCGTCCGCGTAGGTGCCGAGGTCGGCCCAGCCGCGGCTGATGACCGTGTGGTCGACCCGGGCCGGATCGGCGGCGGTCTCCTTGAAGCAGGCGCTGTCGCCCGCCGTGCTGCTCCCCCAGCAGGTGCGCCTATCGTGGGTGACGATGCCCTCGCCGTCGCCGGTGTAGTCGCGGATGGTGGCCGGGCCGACGTCGACCAGGACAGCGGACAGATGTGCGCTGGTGGTGGAGGGGGTGGCGGTGACGGTCACCGTGCCCGAACCGGACAGCCGCAGCGGCTCGGTCAGCGGACCGGTGGTGAAGCCCGCCTTGTCCGGGGTGGACTGTCCGAGGTGCGCCGCCCAGTCGGCCTCGCTCAGTGCGGGGTTGTCGGTGAAGGTCTCGGTCGTACCGGGCGCGGCCCGCCGGGTGCCGAGGACACCGATTCCGGGGGTGTCGCCGCCGCGCGGGCGCAGCGTGGTCCACCGGGTGCCGGACGGGGGCCAGACGCGGTCGGTGGACCACTGATCGGGGGCGCGTTCGACATCGGCTCCCGGTTCACGCTCGATGCCGTTGTCGATGCCGAGGAGGTAGTGGTCGAACCAGCGGTGCAGGGTGCGCACCCATGCGCCGCGCCGGAAGTCGAACGGGTCGACGTGTCCTGTCTGGGAGAGCCAGATCTTGCGCTCGACACCCGCGCGGGAGAGCGCGTTCCACCACTGTCCGAGGTGCTTGGTGCGGACATTGAGGTCCTGCATCCCGTGAACGGCGAAGACGCTGGCGCGCACCTTGCGGGCGTCCGGCACATAGTCACGGGCGCTCCACAGCCCGGTCCAGTCGCCGGTCCGCGGCGCTCCCTCGACCAGCCGCTTCTGGACGGCGGCGCAGCGGCCGTGTGCGGCGTCGCTCTCGATGGCGTCGGCGAGGGCGTCGGGGCCGGAGTCGAAGAGCGGCGCTCCGCGCGCGAAGTAGTAGTCGTACCAGGAGGAGATGGCGCCGATGGGCACGATGGTCTTGAGCCCCTTGACGCCGGTGGCGGCCACTCCGTTGGCCACCGTGCCGTCGTAACTCTTGCCGATCATGCCGGTGGCGCCGTTGGACCAGCTCGCCGTGACGGCTCTGCCGCCGCTGGGGGCGTCGTATCCGCGGGCCCGGCCGCCCAGCCAGTCGACGACGGACTTGGCGGACTGGATGTCGGACCGGCCGCCGATGTCCACACAGCCGTCGGAGCGGCTGGTCCCGGCCAGGTCGACCAGGACGGTGGCGTAGCCGCGCGGCACGAAGTAGTTGTCGTAGAAGAGCGGGAACCGGACGGGTTTCCCGGCCGCGTCATAGGTCTTGGTCTGGCTCTCGTTGCCGCGTCCGCAGCAGGCGTAGTACGGACTGGCGTCCATGATGACGGGGATGCGGTGGCCCGCCTGAGCGGGTTCACGCGGCCGCACGATGTCGACGGCGACGCGGTCGGTCCTGCCGTCCGCGTCGTCGTCGACTCCAGTGTCCACCCATACGGATTCACGTATGGCGTGCTCGTAGGAGTAGACGGGTCCGCTCTCCCGGACGCCGGCGGGGGCCGCGTGGGCGGCCTGGGTGCCCAGCGGGGGCAGCAGGGTGACGGCGGCGGCCAGCAGTGCGGTGACCGACGAAAGGATCAGTGTGGTCCGGTGGATGCGGGATTTCCGCCTCGGTAGCAGCACGGCCGGACGGTAGCGCGAGTCAACTCCCGGGCAGAAGAGGCGCGCACCGGAACTGAGGGTTCCTCAGCCGGTGCCGTATCGGCCGGATGTCGATTACATGTCAGGCGGCGGGATGGACGGGCGGAACCCACCGGGAGTACATAGAGTCGCGAGTGATCGTTCTCCCCTACGAGTTGGAGGACTCGTGCGTCACCACAGACTCCTCGTCCCGGGCGCTGTCGCGGCCTGCCTGTTGCTGGCGATCCCGGCCTCGGCGGCCGATGCCACCCCGGGCGCCCCCGGCCTCGGGGATTCCTACTACCCGTCGTACGGCAACGGCGGGTACGACGTCTCCCACTACGACCTGCGGCTGAAGTACCAGCCGACGACGGACCGGCTGGACGGCACCACGACGGTCCTGGCCACCGCCGCCCAGGATCTGTCGCGCTTCAACCTGGACTTCGCGCTCGATGTGAGCGAGGTGCTGGTGGGCGGGAAGAAGGCGGCGTTCACCAGGACCGGCGACCACGAGCTGGAGATCACCCCGGCCGCGCCGCTGGACAAGGGCCGCCCCTTCACCGTGGTGGTGCGCTACCACGGCACCCCGTCGAAGGTGCAGGCGAGCGGGTTCACCGCCTGGCTGCGCACCCCCGACGGGGCGGTGGCGGCCAATGAGCCGGAGTCGGCGTGGTGGTGGTACCCCAGCAATGACCATCCGCTGGACAAGGCCACGTACGACGTGTCGGTGGCGGTCCCGGACGGGACGCAGGCGATCAGCAACGGCACCCTCCAGTCGACCGGTTCCCGGCTGGGCTGGACCCGGTACAACTGGCGCTCCAGCAAGCCGCAGGCCACCTATCTGACCACGCTGGCGGTCGGGAAGTTCGACATCACCAAGGACACCACCGCGGGCGGCCTGCCGGTCATCAACGCGTACAGCAAGGACCTCGGCGACAACGCGGGCGCGGTGCGGGCGAGCGTGGAGCGCTCGGCGGAGATCGTGGACTGGGAGTCCACGGTCTTCGGCCCGTACCCGTTCGAGGCACTGGGCGGCTATGTGCCGAACGTGCCCACCGGGTACGCGCTGGAGACCCAGACCCGGCCGTTCTACAGCCCCCGGCAGTTCTCCCGGGGCGCGAACACCTCGGTGGTCGTCCATGAGCTGGCCCACCAGTGGTTCGGCGACAGCGTCTCGCTGAAGGACTGGCGGGACATCTGGCTCAACGAGGGGTTCGCCTCCTACGCCCAGTGGCTGTGGTCGGAGAAGGAGGGCGAGGGCACCGCGCAGGAACTGGCGGACTACACCTACGCCTCCTACCCGGCGGACGACCCGTTCTGGACGGTCAAGCCCGCCGACCCGGGCCCGCAGAACCAGTTCCACGACGCGGTCTACGACCGGGGCGCGCTGGCCCTCCAGGCGCTGCGCAACAAGGTCGGCGACAAGGACTTCTTCGCCATCCTCAAGGGCTGGACGGCGAAGAACCGGTACGGCAACGCCTCGGTGCGGGACTTCGTGACCTTCGCCGAGAAGGTGTCCGGCGATCCGCTGAACCAGCTCTTCGACACCTGGCTGTACACCCCGTCCAAGCCCGCCGCCTCGGCGGCGCGGGCGGCGGCGGTGAGCCCCGCCAAGGCCGTGGCGAAGCCCAGGTCGTGGGACCGGATCCAGGCCACGCACAGCGCCCACCGGCACTGACACCGGCCACGGTGCGCGCCTGGCGGGCGGAGGACCTCAGCCCGCCCGGCGCGCACGGGCCCGCGCCTGGCGCGCGACCGGCAGATAGCGCAGCCGCTCCGGCAGCAGCGGCACGACCACCCGCACCACCCGGCCGAACCAGCGCAGCCTGCGCTCCTGCGCGGCCGTCCACTCCAGGCCGATGGCCTCCCGGGCGTCCGGCGGCATCAGCCCCGCGACGAGGAAGGCGCGGAACCGGGTGAACAGCGGGCGCAGGCCCGGCCAGAGGAGCCGCAGCGGCAGCGGCCCTGGGGCCGGGACGGGTACGTCGCGGGCGGCCAGTTCACGGGCGACGGGTGTGGGCTCCAGCCGCTCGCGCACCACCGCCCGGTAGTACGGCCAGAACTCCTCGACGCTGCCCGGCAGTTCGTCCTCGGCGAGGCCCAGCACCCGTCCGACGCGGAGCCACTCGGCGTACAGCGCGCGCTCCTCGGCGACGGTGAAGGGACGGGCGCCCAGATAGCGCTGGGCCCGCAGATAGACCGGATAGCCGGTGGCGTGCACCCAGCGGTAGAGCTCGGGATCGAGCGCGTGGTACGGGCGGCCGTCGGCGGCCACGCCGTGGACACCGCGGTGGAGGGCGCGCAGTCTGCGGCCCTCCGCCGCGGCCCGGTCCCCGCCGTAGACCCACAGCTGCACCGAGCGCAGGGAGCGCTCACCGCGCCCCCACGGATCGGTGCGGAAGACGGAGTGCTGGTCCACACCCGCCCCGACCGCCGGATGCGCCACCTGCATGGTCATCGCGGCCGGGAGGGCGAGCACACTGCGCACCTCCCCCGCGATGGACCACAGGATGCCGCCGGGGGGTGGCGGCCGCTGGTCCATGCCGGTGGGGTGGGGGCCGTGCTCGTTCATCGGAACCGGTACGGGCTACGGGCGGGCCGGGCGCGCCCGGCCCGCGCGGATGGGTCTAGTCGCTGCTCCTTCCAGTATGCGCCGTCGTGCCGGGGCCGAGCGGGCGCAGGGTCAGGGTGTAGTCGTAGGCCCGGTCGGCCCGTACCCGGTACTGGTCGCGGACCGGGTTGGGAGTGTCGCCCACCCCGGTGACCGCGTGGTCGGCGTGCAGGGTGTTCCAGCCGTCGTTGCGCTTGAGGAAGTGCGGATAGGCGGCCCGGTCGAGCTGGTCGTACGCGGTGGCGCCCGCCTGGAGGTCACCGGAGACCAGCAGGCCGCGCCGGCGGCCGTCGGTCAGCGACGCCCAGCGCACATCGTCGTGGTTGCCGTGGTCCTGCGGCTTCAGATACTCCACGTACTGGTCCCTCACCGGGGAGGACCACACCCCCATGGGAGTGCCGTCCTTGCGGTCGTTGACGTTCTCCACGGGGCCGCGGCCGTACCAGCGGAAGGTGCTGTACCGCTGGGGCACGCGCAGTTTGAGGCCGATCCGCGGCAGATAGGACAGGGTGCGGAAGTCACCGCGCGCCTCGACCTGGTGCCGGATCCGCACCTGCCCGGCCCCGTCGACCCGGTACGCCACGGTCTGGCCGAAGGACGCGCCGGTGACATCGGGGGCGGCGGCGGTGGAACGGACGGAGACGGTGACCGTGCCGTCGTCGCCGGGTGTCACCGCCACCCCGTCCACGGTGGTGCGCAGCCGGTCCAGACCCAGGGTGCGCCAGCGTTTGCCCTCGGCGGTGCCCCAGTCGGAGCGCTCGTTGCTGATCGGGGCGCGCCAGGCGTCCAGTTCGGGCCCGGACCGCAGCAGTTCGCGGCCGTCCGCGCGCATCGAGGTCAGGGTTCCCTTCTTCCGGTCGAAGGTGTAGCGGAAGCCGTCGCCGGTGACGCGGACGGTGTCGCCGCTCTCGGTGGCCCTGGCCGGGCCGCCGCCGGGGCGGGCTGCGGGTTCGGGCACCGTGTCGCCGCCGACCGCGAACTGGCCGAAGGACACCACATGCCCGGCCTTCGCCCAGTCGGTGGTGCGGGCGGTGACGGCCTGCACGATGAGATGGCGCTCGTAGCCGCCGGGGTTGGCGGGCGGTGCCGGGAGCTGGATGTCCTCGGCGGCTCCGGGGCCGACGTCCAGGGCGCGGGTGCCGCCGGCGACGGTCTTCGCGCCCTCGGTCACCTTCCAGCGCAGCTTCAGATCCGACGTCCCCGTGAACGCGCGCTCGTTGGTGACCGTGACCTTGCCCGCACGCGGCCCGTCACCGGACGGTGCGGTGATCCGGATCGGCGCCTGCACCCAGGCGAGCTGCGCGGTCTCCGGTTCCGGTGTGCGGTCGGCGGTGACCAGTCCGTCCACCCCGGACTCGTAGAGCCCGTAGGAGAGATAGCTGCCCTCGCGGGTGAACTCGTCGAAGTCCAGGGCGATCAGGGCGTCCCGCTCGGGGTCCTCGTCCTCGGCCAGCCGGTCCGCGCCGAGCGCCGTGTCGTAGACCCGGACCCGGTCGATGGTGCCCTTGGCGGTGCGTCCGGTCCAGCCGTCCTCCATGGCGTCGTTGTTGCGGCCGACGCCGAGATCGAAGCCGGTGTAGTCGATCCGGCCGCTCCAGGCGGTCTCGGCGAGCTGTTTGCCGTCCGCGAACAGCCGCAGGGCGGTGCCGTCGTAGGTGCCGGTGACCCGGTGCCAGGCGCCGGTCCAGCCCTCGGGGACGTGGGCGGTGACGGTGCGGGGTCCGCCCTGGCTGGTGATGGTGAACTCCAGGGTGTCCTCGTCCTTCATCCGCAGCACGTACTGGTCGCCCTTGCTGACGATGGTGAAGTCGCCGGTCCAGGGGGCGGCGGGCTTGACCTGGGCGTCGAGGGTGACGGCGGTGCCGGTGAGGTCCAGGCTCGGATCGCGGTAGACCTCGACGAAGTCGTCCAGGCCGGACAGATACAGCGCCTTGCCGCTCTTGCCGTCGACGACCTCCGGTTTGCCGGACAGGCTTGCGGCGACGCCGTTGCCGGAGGAGTCGGGGGTGGTGATGAGCGGACGACGGATGTTCTGCTCGGCCCAGTCCCAGATGAACCCGCCCTGGGCGCGCGGCTGGGACCGCATGACCTCCCAGAACTCCCGGAAGTTGCCGAGGCTGTTGCCCATGGCGTGGGCGTACTCACCCATCACGATGGGCTTGGTGAAGCTCTTGGCCTTGGACTCCAGGGAGGCCGGGGTCGGATAGCGGGGTCCGGC
This window contains:
- a CDS encoding BCCT family transporter, which gives rise to MVFGVSAALTLAFVVWGAVATDTLEDASADMLSGLIHNGGWAFVLAASGFVIFALWLAMSRYGKITLGKEGEEPEFRTVSWVAMMFSAGMGIGLMFYGVSEPLSHFVSPPPGTDPKGAAEAMQTAMATTLFHWTLHPWAIYAVVGLAIAYSTFRRGRRQTISAVFTPLIGRSHANGWVGRVIDILAIFATLFGSAASLGLGALQIGSGIEVLGWKSDVGTGLLVAVIAILTVAFIASAVSGVAKGIQWLSNINMVLALFLAVFVFVAGPTIIILDLLPTSIGSYVGDLPQLVGRTEATGGKSVADWLSSWTVFYWAWWISWTPFVGMFIARISRGRTIRQFVGGVILVPSTVSLLWFAIFGGSAMKLEAAGRLGKETTPEGQLFGVLDQYPIAGVMSVLVMILVGIFFVSGADAASIVMGTLSQKGAFEPTRFVVVFWGVVTGGVAAVMLLIGGGGDDALTGLQNLTILVAAPFTLVMVGLCWALLRDLRRDPLIVRGERGEEAVEMAVIAGHEMYDGEFEIRIGPATPPDPSQDGDGVDDPVDPVDPAPAGTA
- a CDS encoding oxygenase MpaB family protein, whose amino-acid sequence is MNEHGPHPTGMDQRPPPPGGILWSIAGEVRSVLALPAAMTMQVAHPAVGAGVDQHSVFRTDPWGRGERSLRSVQLWVYGGDRAAAEGRRLRALHRGVHGVAADGRPYHALDPELYRWVHATGYPVYLRAQRYLGARPFTVAEERALYAEWLRVGRVLGLAEDELPGSVEEFWPYYRAVVRERLEPTPVARELAARDVPVPAPGPLPLRLLWPGLRPLFTRFRAFLVAGLMPPDAREAIGLEWTAAQERRLRWFGRVVRVVVPLLPERLRYLPVARQARARARRAG
- a CDS encoding M14 family metallocarboxypeptidase, whose protein sequence is MPSSPVVLRAAICGTMGAVLTGSVLTSPAQAQAPPPRTGFETSNGARWTSEAEETEFLATVDRASPRVAVDRIGTTAQGRPLRLVRIGATTAPADPAHAARNTMLLICSQHGDEPSGREACLSTIRRFAYAKDSATRRFLERTDVLVVPTANPDGRQADTRTNSQNIDINRDHIELKTAEAGAMAAVIRDWTPDTVYDLHEYTPTVPYYMKDVLTLWPRNLNTADAVHNEGRTLSNSYVRASAEAAGHPAGDYGIWTDPETGEPIKQTAGDGQERILRNTLGVKNSVGLLVETRAEAITDEERADPALNNRRRVDSHLASLDGAFDYVKERRGRIEAATTAARLAGYADRGPVYLGGADNDPAEENEILQDPPCGYRLDAAQYGEVKDELALHGVRVRRDSGPVGGVLVPLRQSARALVPLLLDERAAYHLTTGRPADDC
- a CDS encoding M1 family metallopeptidase; protein product: MRHHRLLVPGAVAACLLLAIPASAADATPGAPGLGDSYYPSYGNGGYDVSHYDLRLKYQPTTDRLDGTTTVLATAAQDLSRFNLDFALDVSEVLVGGKKAAFTRTGDHELEITPAAPLDKGRPFTVVVRYHGTPSKVQASGFTAWLRTPDGAVAANEPESAWWWYPSNDHPLDKATYDVSVAVPDGTQAISNGTLQSTGSRLGWTRYNWRSSKPQATYLTTLAVGKFDITKDTTAGGLPVINAYSKDLGDNAGAVRASVERSAEIVDWESTVFGPYPFEALGGYVPNVPTGYALETQTRPFYSPRQFSRGANTSVVVHELAHQWFGDSVSLKDWRDIWLNEGFASYAQWLWSEKEGEGTAQELADYTYASYPADDPFWTVKPADPGPQNQFHDAVYDRGALALQALRNKVGDKDFFAILKGWTAKNRYGNASVRDFVTFAEKVSGDPLNQLFDTWLYTPSKPAASAARAAAVSPAKAVAKPRSWDRIQATHSAHRH
- a CDS encoding glycoside hydrolase family 2 TIM barrel-domain containing protein, with product MSRRYGRPGSGPRGPVRRLIAVVLAMTTAVGLGLTAADTATGRASDADGLPADVHSYLEDPERTGEGQEPPHARLRPDGPDREAWERSLDGRWRFALADRPEDAPRGFWKEDYNTATSGWKSVRVPHTWQTDDLDHPLFRNVQSEMVPDAPPKVPRDLNPTGAYVRTVEVPRDWDGRRQVIRFDGVTSGWFLWINGRYVGYDQGGYVPAEFDVTDYLHPGTNRVALQVHRWSAGSYLEDYDQWRYAGIFRSVTLYSTPTTWMRDAYVTTDLDDSYRDATLRTQVDIARTPGDTSGPHRVTGVLYDPEGREVKRLSAEEHNGTAELTGKVTDPAKWSDETPDLYALVLTLRDPGGKAVQTVRQSVGFREIEVKDKLLKLNGKRVLIRGVNRAETDPATGRHATRARMEQDIRLMKRLNVNAIRTSHYPSDPYLYELADREGILIDDEMEIETHSHESCPRDCLAERPEWRKAFLDRHRGMVERDKNHPSVILWDTGNEAGLGKAHFAMAEWTKQREPTRPLYHQSNWPDGDAPFADVAGPRYPTPASLESKAKSFTKPIVMGEYAHAMGNSLGNFREFWEVMRSQPRAQGGFIWDWAEQNIRRPLITTPDSSGNGVAASLSGKPEVVDGKSGKALYLSGLDDFVEVYRDPSLDLTGTAVTLDAQVKPAAPWTGDFTIVSKGDQYVLRMKDEDTLEFTITSQGGPRTVTAHVPEGWTGAWHRVTGTYDGTALRLFADGKQLAETAWSGRIDYTGFDLGVGRNNDAMEDGWTGRTAKGTIDRVRVYDTALGADRLAEDEDPERDALIALDFDEFTREGSYLSYGLYESGVDGLVTADRTPEPETAQLAWVQAPIRITAPSGDGPRAGKVTVTNERAFTGTSDLKLRWKVTEGAKTVAGGTRALDVGPGAAEDIQLPAPPANPGGYERHLIVQAVTARTTDWAKAGHVVSFGQFAVGGDTVPEPAARPGGGPARATESGDTVRVTGDGFRYTFDRKKGTLTSMRADGRELLRSGPELDAWRAPISNERSDWGTAEGKRWRTLGLDRLRTTVDGVAVTPGDDGTVTVSVRSTAAAPDVTGASFGQTVAYRVDGAGQVRIRHQVEARGDFRTLSYLPRIGLKLRVPQRYSTFRWYGRGPVENVNDRKDGTPMGVWSSPVRDQYVEYLKPQDHGNHDDVRWASLTDGRRRGLLVSGDLQAGATAYDQLDRAAYPHFLKRNDGWNTLHADHAVTGVGDTPNPVRDQYRVRADRAYDYTLTLRPLGPGTTAHTGRSSD
- a CDS encoding Xaa-Pro dipeptidyl-peptidase, with amino-acid sequence MLLPRRKSRIHRTTLILSSVTALLAAAVTLLPPLGTQAAHAAPAGVRESGPVYSYEHAIRESVWVDTGVDDDADGRTDRVAVDIVRPREPAQAGHRIPVIMDASPYYACCGRGNESQTKTYDAAGKPVRFPLFYDNYFVPRGYATVLVDLAGTSRSDGCVDIGGRSDIQSAKSVVDWLGGRARGYDAPSGGRAVTASWSNGATGMIGKSYDGTVANGVAATGVKGLKTIVPIGAISSWYDYYFARGAPLFDSGPDALADAIESDAAHGRCAAVQKRLVEGAPRTGDWTGLWSARDYVPDARKVRASVFAVHGMQDLNVRTKHLGQWWNALSRAGVERKIWLSQTGHVDPFDFRRGAWVRTLHRWFDHYLLGIDNGIEREPGADVERAPDQWSTDRVWPPSGTRWTTLRPRGGDTPGIGVLGTRRAAPGTTETFTDNPALSEADWAAHLGQSTPDKAGFTTGPLTEPLRLSGSGTVTVTATPSTTSAHLSAVLVDVGPATIRDYTGDGEGIVTHDRRTCWGSSTAGDSACFKETAADPARVDHTVISRGWADLGTYADDGKGRPLTPGQRYTLTLDLAATDHIVPAGHRLALVIAGTDAGLIEPPDTTPRLTLDLPRTSARLPLVGGAPKTATGAPSAGPLKKGVAEPDPGRQGDRLPAARTTG